In Synechococcus sp. PCC 6312, one genomic interval encodes:
- a CDS encoding lipopolysaccharide biosynthesis protein: MTKLLLKLKQKLSSQFIRNIGWLGAAQVLIRVFRLGTTITTARLLSPEDFGLVAIVLSLDQFIVAFSQFGISEKLAQVEEELLEDYCHTVFWLGWLINISLCLIQCLLAFPLAHFYGDPRLVLPIFILSITYLIRANSIVQGGLVLRENRLQVFAISDAVGNIATNLMTIVLALLGAGYWSLLIPQVLLAPLWVIIINKSRPWQLKQGFSIPYVKEVFNFGYNIFGLQVLSTLRGNIDNLLIGRFLGIEALGMYYFAFNSGLGISLSLLGIFNTALYPHLCAAQGQITELKARYFEGLKTIALVAFPLILLQSSLAHFYIPIIFGQKWIPAIPIVVLICLSALPRPFADAASRLLWAVGKPNIDLGWSVVFSIILTISIVLGLPAGIIGVATSVLLACVIFLPLFTLWASHYVFKSSRVSQA; the protein is encoded by the coding sequence TTGACTAAGTTACTTTTGAAGCTGAAACAAAAACTTTCTAGTCAATTTATTCGTAATATTGGCTGGTTGGGCGCGGCTCAAGTATTAATTCGAGTTTTCCGGCTTGGGACAACGATCACAACTGCCAGACTTTTAAGCCCAGAAGATTTTGGACTGGTCGCTATCGTCCTCTCTCTTGATCAATTTATTGTTGCCTTTAGCCAGTTTGGGATTAGTGAAAAGTTAGCCCAGGTGGAAGAAGAATTATTAGAAGACTATTGTCATACGGTCTTTTGGCTAGGATGGTTGATCAATATTAGTCTTTGCCTCATACAATGCTTACTAGCTTTTCCCCTGGCCCACTTCTATGGTGATCCTCGCTTAGTTTTGCCAATTTTTATTCTGTCAATTACTTATTTGATTCGGGCCAACTCGATTGTCCAAGGGGGCTTAGTTTTACGAGAAAATAGATTACAAGTGTTTGCAATTAGTGATGCGGTTGGGAATATAGCAACTAACTTAATGACTATAGTTCTGGCCCTTTTAGGAGCGGGTTACTGGTCACTTCTGATCCCACAGGTCTTGCTAGCCCCTCTCTGGGTCATCATCATTAACAAAAGTCGGCCATGGCAACTGAAGCAGGGCTTTAGTATTCCATATGTTAAGGAAGTATTTAATTTTGGATATAATATTTTTGGCTTACAAGTCCTTTCGACATTGAGAGGCAATATAGATAATCTCCTCATTGGTAGATTTCTCGGCATTGAGGCTTTGGGAATGTACTATTTTGCCTTCAATTCTGGCCTGGGGATTAGCCTCAGTCTATTGGGCATCTTTAATACGGCTTTATACCCTCACCTCTGTGCGGCCCAAGGTCAGATCACTGAGTTAAAGGCACGGTATTTTGAGGGGTTAAAAACCATTGCCTTGGTCGCTTTCCCGTTGATTTTATTGCAATCTAGCCTTGCACATTTTTATATCCCAATTATTTTTGGGCAGAAGTGGATTCCTGCTATCCCAATTGTGGTTCTTATTTGCTTGTCAGCCTTACCCAGGCCCTTTGCAGATGCAGCTTCCCGGTTACTTTGGGCTGTGGGAAAACCTAATATTGATCTCGGTTGGAGTGTTGTTTTTTCAATCATCCTGACGATCAGTATTGTGCTGGGCTTACCGGCCGGGATTATCGGAGTCGCCACCTCAGTCTTGCTGGCTTGCGTCATATTTTTACCCCTGTTTACCCTCTGGGCTAGCCACTATGTTTTTAAGTCCTCTCGAGTCTCTCAAGCCTGA
- a CDS encoding glycosyltransferase family A protein, whose amino-acid sequence MELTSSPSHDTLPLVSVIIPAYNAARFIRETLESVLGQTYQNLEVLVVDDGSNDNTVNIIEQLAQQDSRIILIQQENAGVAAARNAGILQAKGEFIAPIDADDIWYPEKLAKQVRKMLESSAAVGVVYCWSAMIDEQGQFTGGYFIGNQRGYVLPALICQFFLGNASVPLIRRSCLEKVGLYNEELRAQAAQGAEDYDICLRLAEYYQFEVVPEFMVGYRQVSGSMSYNVGTMERSLNILLQSTRQRHPEFPGVIFRWSQAGIYYWLGFRRKECGDYLGSLSFYWQAMLLDPPVVLKRSQFYKDILINFLSLILPFRMVISYLKEVRRKSRSQAESLTLAELTASAEKYSPLYFEVYEQRLTTLNLAKPVTIESIN is encoded by the coding sequence ATGGAACTGACCTCATCGCCCAGCCATGATACTCTCCCTCTAGTATCCGTGATTATCCCGGCCTACAATGCGGCTCGCTTCATCCGAGAAACCCTGGAGTCGGTGTTGGGACAAACGTATCAAAATCTGGAAGTGCTGGTGGTGGATGATGGCTCTAACGATAACACCGTCAATATTATTGAGCAATTAGCCCAACAGGACAGCCGGATCATTCTAATTCAGCAAGAAAATGCGGGGGTTGCGGCGGCCCGGAATGCCGGAATTCTCCAGGCCAAGGGTGAGTTCATTGCCCCCATTGATGCGGACGATATTTGGTATCCCGAAAAGCTGGCCAAACAAGTTAGGAAAATGCTGGAGAGCAGTGCGGCTGTGGGTGTAGTCTATTGCTGGTCGGCCATGATTGATGAACAGGGGCAGTTTACGGGCGGCTATTTCATCGGTAATCAGAGGGGCTATGTTTTACCCGCCTTAATTTGTCAGTTTTTCTTGGGTAATGCTAGTGTTCCCCTGATTCGGCGGAGTTGTCTGGAAAAAGTTGGCCTCTATAACGAGGAGTTACGCGCTCAAGCAGCCCAAGGAGCTGAGGATTATGATATTTGCCTACGTTTGGCTGAATATTATCAGTTTGAGGTTGTGCCGGAATTTATGGTTGGGTATCGCCAAGTGTCTGGAAGTATGTCCTATAATGTCGGCACAATGGAGAGATCCTTAAATATTCTTTTGCAATCAACTCGCCAGCGTCATCCAGAATTTCCTGGAGTTATTTTTCGCTGGTCCCAGGCCGGAATATACTACTGGCTTGGCTTCCGGAGAAAAGAATGTGGAGATTACCTCGGCTCGTTGTCCTTTTATTGGCAGGCTATGCTTTTAGATCCGCCTGTGGTGCTGAAGCGATCGCAGTTTTATAAAGATATCTTAATCAATTTTCTCTCTCTGATTTTACCTTTCAGGATGGTCATTTCTTATCTCAAAGAGGTTAGACGTAAGTCACGGTCTCAGGCCGAATCGTTAACCCTAGCTGAATTAACCGCAAGTGCAGAGAAATATTCGCCCCTGTATTTTGAAGTTTATGAACAGCGATTAACAACCTTGAATCTAGCCAAGCCGGTCACTATCGAATCCATCAACTAA
- a CDS encoding glycosyltransferase family A protein — protein MPLVSVIIPAFNAAHYLEQTLTSVIQQSLTDFEVWIIDDGSTDNTREIAQAWVERDQRIHYFYQANQGVSASRNHGIAQSTGEFIAFLDADDLWYPDKLALQVKHLQSNPGLGVSFGRVNFVTKEGQSLGQVSNSPLINLRPRDFLLGNPTTTSSNLLVRRDTLAEMGGFALDMSYAEDLEWLLRVSCSQKWQIEGIDQVLISYRTASDGLSSDLYQMEVDWEIFLEKASVYAPELIQADGSLARATHLRYLARRSLRLGLPPTVGLDFIGRAIKTDQRLWQQEPKQTLLTLIALYGKKWLF, from the coding sequence ATGCCTTTAGTTTCGGTCATTATCCCAGCGTTCAATGCGGCTCATTACCTAGAGCAAACCCTCACATCTGTTATTCAGCAAAGCTTGACGGATTTTGAGGTCTGGATCATTGATGATGGTTCTACTGATAATACAAGAGAAATTGCCCAGGCCTGGGTGGAGCGGGATCAGCGCATTCACTACTTTTACCAGGCCAATCAGGGCGTTTCGGCGAGCCGTAATCATGGTATTGCCCAGTCAACAGGAGAGTTTATTGCCTTTCTCGATGCGGATGATCTTTGGTATCCCGATAAACTAGCTCTGCAAGTCAAGCACCTCCAAAGCAATCCCGGCCTGGGTGTGAGTTTTGGGCGGGTTAATTTTGTAACCAAAGAGGGGCAATCTCTGGGACAAGTATCCAACTCGCCTCTAATTAACTTGCGACCCCGAGATTTTTTGCTGGGCAATCCGACAACAACCAGTTCTAACCTCTTAGTCCGACGTGATACCTTGGCTGAGATGGGTGGCTTTGCCCTAGATATGAGTTATGCCGAAGACCTGGAGTGGTTATTACGGGTCAGTTGCTCCCAAAAATGGCAGATTGAAGGCATTGATCAGGTTTTGATCAGCTACCGGACTGCCTCTGACGGACTATCCAGTGATCTGTACCAAATGGAAGTCGATTGGGAAATTTTTCTGGAAAAAGCCAGCGTTTATGCCCCAGAGTTGATCCAGGCCGATGGTTCTCTAGCTCGGGCAACTCATCTGCGTTATTTAGCGCGGCGATCCTTACGGCTCGGTTTACCCCCAACAGTGGGCCTAGATTTTATTGGACGGGCAATCAAGACCGATCAACGGCTCTGGCAACAAGAACCCAAGCAAACCCTGTTGACCTTAATTGCACTTTATGGAAAAAAATGGTTATTTTAA
- a CDS encoding glycoside hydrolase family 5 protein: MVILRRVIIIFLGLVLSLGFSLASVTARQTPLQQGINLSHWLSQSPVGYGQKHLESWINQTDFQWIAQMGFDHVRLPVDPEFLQDLQPPYKIKSEHFKILDQALAWAQQSHLGLVLDLHPNAALPLTSDVPVLDGLSHLWSEIAHRYQSQTNFLVYELLNEPQVKDPQAWQRIVEKLVRVIRQQDQEHSIIIAGPNWGGPEDLLKIHPIADKKAIYSFHFYNPMAFTSQGADWIEGLKHIRGLPYPFDAQRFAQVKAATPDPEAQKWLGWYKHDQYNLSRLEQDLHPVKQFQARYQVPIYCGELGVYKRSVLPADRYRWYQDVITLLKQNQMGYALWDYRGGFGLVDREKHQADPDLLRILQLTQGS; encoded by the coding sequence ATGGTTATTTTAAGGCGAGTTATCATTATTTTCCTCGGTTTGGTTTTGAGCCTGGGCTTCAGTTTGGCCAGTGTTACGGCTCGTCAAACTCCGTTGCAGCAGGGGATCAATCTCAGTCATTGGCTGTCCCAATCTCCAGTCGGGTATGGTCAGAAGCATCTTGAATCTTGGATTAATCAAACGGATTTTCAGTGGATTGCCCAGATGGGGTTTGATCATGTCCGTCTCCCCGTTGATCCAGAGTTTTTGCAGGATTTACAACCGCCCTACAAGATTAAATCTGAACATTTTAAGATTCTCGATCAAGCCCTGGCCTGGGCCCAGCAGTCTCACCTTGGCCTGGTGCTTGATCTTCATCCCAATGCGGCTCTACCCCTAACTTCAGATGTGCCAGTATTGGATGGACTTTCCCATCTTTGGTCAGAAATTGCTCACCGCTATCAATCCCAGACCAATTTTCTCGTCTATGAACTCCTGAATGAACCTCAAGTCAAAGATCCCCAGGCCTGGCAACGGATTGTCGAAAAATTAGTGCGGGTGATTCGTCAACAGGATCAAGAGCATTCAATTATTATTGCTGGCCCAAACTGGGGTGGCCCGGAAGATTTGCTCAAGATTCATCCTATAGCGGATAAAAAAGCCATTTACAGCTTCCATTTTTACAATCCCATGGCCTTTACTAGCCAAGGAGCAGACTGGATTGAGGGTCTAAAACATATTCGAGGCTTACCCTATCCCTTTGATGCCCAACGTTTCGCCCAAGTCAAAGCCGCCACCCCTGACCCAGAAGCCCAAAAATGGCTGGGTTGGTACAAACATGATCAATACAATCTCTCCAGATTAGAGCAAGATTTACACCCCGTGAAACAGTTCCAGGCCCGTTATCAAGTCCCAATCTATTGTGGGGAATTGGGGGTTTATAAACGCTCTGTACTACCCGCAGATCGCTATCGCTGGTATCAAGATGTCATCACACTACTCAAGCAAAATCAAATGGGCTATGCCCTCTGGGATTATCGGGGCGGCTTTGGCTTAGTGGATCGCGAAAAGCATCAGGCGGACCCAGACTTATTACGGATTTTGCAACTCACTCAGGGAAGTTAA
- a CDS encoding glycosyltransferase family 2 protein, whose translation MPKVSVIVPVYQVEAYIADTIGSILGQTFTDFELLIVDDGGPDRSIEICRSFTDPRIKIISQANRGLAGARNTGIRQAQGDYLAFLDGDDLWLPEKLARHVAHLDANQNVGISFSYSAFIDQDGQPLGIYQTPQLTNIDPPQVICRNPISNGSTPVIRRQVFNEIGFPATINGEIATCYFDETFRQSEDIECWLRIALTTTWQIVGLGEVLTLYRVNIGGLSANIENQLAAWERVMTKTRNYAPDFIAEWESLARAYQLRYLARWAVRMRAGETAVDLVKRALQSDARILWQEPKRTLLTLAASYFVKALPAFIYLWLENQAVMMTGTTPKKRAAPETQRHP comes from the coding sequence ATGCCCAAAGTTTCAGTTATTGTTCCGGTGTATCAAGTCGAAGCCTATATTGCCGACACAATTGGCTCTATCCTTGGACAAACCTTTACCGACTTTGAACTCCTGATTGTGGATGACGGCGGCCCGGATCGGAGTATCGAAATTTGCCGTAGCTTTACTGATCCAAGAATTAAAATCATTAGCCAGGCCAATCGGGGGTTAGCTGGGGCCAGAAATACCGGTATTCGTCAGGCCCAAGGGGACTATCTCGCCTTTCTGGATGGGGATGACCTCTGGTTACCAGAGAAATTAGCCCGCCATGTGGCCCATCTCGATGCAAACCAAAATGTCGGGATCAGCTTCAGTTATTCGGCGTTCATTGATCAAGACGGTCAGCCCTTAGGCATCTATCAAACCCCACAATTAACCAATATTGATCCCCCCCAAGTCATTTGTCGCAACCCGATCAGCAATGGCTCAACCCCCGTAATTCGGCGACAAGTTTTTAATGAAATTGGCTTTCCGGCAACCATCAACGGCGAAATTGCCACCTGTTATTTTGATGAAACCTTTCGACAGTCGGAAGATATTGAATGCTGGTTACGGATTGCCTTGACGACGACTTGGCAAATTGTCGGACTGGGGGAAGTGCTCACCCTCTATCGAGTTAACATCGGCGGGCTATCGGCCAACATCGAGAACCAACTGGCGGCCTGGGAACGGGTGATGACTAAAACTCGTAACTATGCCCCGGATTTCATTGCTGAATGGGAAAGTCTGGCCCGTGCCTATCAACTGCGATATTTGGCCCGATGGGCGGTGAGAATGCGGGCAGGGGAAACAGCGGTGGACTTAGTCAAGCGGGCCCTCCAAAGCGATGCGCGGATCCTCTGGCAAGAACCGAAGCGGACATTATTGACCCTCGCTGCATCCTATTTTGTCAAGGCGTTACCAGCATTCATTTACCTGTGGTTAGAAAATCAGGCGGTGATGATGACTGGAACCACCCCCAAAAAAAGGGCTGCACCAGAAACCCAAAGACATCCGTAA
- the pssD gene encoding PssD/Cps14F family polysaccharide biosynthesis glycosyltransferase, whose protein sequence is MKILLVCSAGGHFKVMRELEHFWASHERVWVTFETSSSQILLKDEKVFWAWSPTNRHLPNLIRNLRLAWKVVRSEKPDLILSTGAGVAVPFIVLGHFLGIKTAFVESITRVDDLSLSARLAYPLLDALYVCWPELAAKYPKAEAITSRSQAQEVT, encoded by the coding sequence ATGAAAATTTTATTAGTTTGCTCCGCAGGTGGTCACTTCAAGGTGATGAGGGAATTGGAGCATTTTTGGGCTTCTCATGAACGAGTCTGGGTGACCTTTGAAACATCCAGTTCCCAAATCTTGCTCAAGGATGAGAAGGTCTTCTGGGCCTGGTCGCCAACCAATCGCCATTTGCCCAACTTAATTCGGAATTTACGCCTGGCCTGGAAGGTGGTGCGGTCAGAAAAGCCTGATCTGATTCTGTCAACGGGGGCTGGGGTTGCGGTTCCGTTTATTGTTTTGGGGCATTTCCTGGGGATTAAAACTGCGTTTGTGGAATCGATCACGCGAGTGGATGACTTGAGTTTGTCAGCCCGGCTAGCCTATCCACTGTTGGATGCTCTGTATGTTTGCTGGCCAGAATTGGCTGCTAAATACCCCAAGGCAGAAGCGATTACATCTCGTTCTCAGGCCCAAGAGGTCACATGA
- a CDS encoding glycosyltransferase: MILVTVGTEQFPFDRLMSWINALIKQKFLDPAVEEILVQYGSCQVVPKGVQAAAVFPEDSFKTYIKQARVIISHCGEGSVYALAASGNPYILVPRHHAYQEHVDNHQEEWAKMLEKQGIAVAWELADLVRFLADPQMPGLVNLPSESISQMLTQRFG, encoded by the coding sequence ATGATTCTAGTCACAGTCGGAACTGAGCAATTTCCCTTTGATCGCTTAATGTCTTGGATTAACGCTCTCATTAAGCAGAAATTTCTTGATCCTGCCGTTGAGGAGATTCTGGTGCAGTACGGCAGTTGCCAGGTTGTGCCTAAGGGGGTTCAGGCTGCGGCTGTTTTTCCGGAAGATTCTTTTAAGACCTACATCAAACAAGCGCGGGTGATTATTTCCCATTGTGGTGAGGGGAGTGTGTATGCCCTAGCGGCTTCTGGAAATCCCTATATTTTGGTTCCCCGCCACCACGCGTATCAGGAGCATGTGGATAACCATCAGGAAGAATGGGCCAAGATGCTAGAAAAACAAGGCATTGCCGTGGCCTGGGAACTGGCGGATTTAGTCCGATTTTTGGCTGATCCTCAGATGCCTGGCCTGGTTAATCTACCTTCGGAATCTATTAGTCAGATGTTAACTCAACGGTTTGGATAG
- a CDS encoding sugar transferase, which produces MAQLVQDLELLDKMLVSPESDIVHLGSGAWMKVPRHLVGAAAIDFSKLCHPFLSQEFLLETTMTNLTLDFSHTEAISGKGLAVLLEIQKLASSLNFVITGWNANPGLRSLLENIGLQCEWYSDISSVNNTQSIQPHPSVNSWGKRVIDILGAIVGLLIMAVLFIPIAIAIKLDSPGPILFSQIRCGLLGKRFRIWKFRSMIVNAEDLKDMIVNQAKGAWFKNDHDPRVTRVGSFLRKYSLDEMPQFWNVLCGDMSLIGTRPPTLDEIKFYDILKWKRLDVKPGLSGEWQVNGRSKIRSLDDVIQLDLDYQEKWSLIYDIKLILKTIFVVFNKDSGAV; this is translated from the coding sequence ATGGCACAACTTGTTCAAGACTTGGAACTCCTTGATAAAATGCTTGTCTCTCCAGAGTCAGATATTGTTCACCTCGGTTCGGGGGCCTGGATGAAGGTTCCACGCCATTTAGTCGGGGCGGCGGCGATTGATTTTTCTAAGCTCTGTCACCCATTTTTATCGCAAGAATTTTTACTAGAGACGACCATGACTAATCTGACCCTAGACTTTAGCCATACAGAGGCGATTTCTGGGAAAGGGCTTGCGGTGCTGCTGGAAATTCAGAAACTGGCCAGTAGCCTTAACTTTGTCATCACTGGCTGGAATGCAAATCCTGGCCTGCGGTCACTTTTAGAAAACATTGGCTTGCAATGCGAATGGTACTCAGATATTAGTAGTGTGAACAATACTCAGAGTATCCAACCTCACCCCTCTGTTAATTCTTGGGGAAAGCGAGTCATTGATATTTTAGGGGCCATCGTTGGTTTGCTGATCATGGCAGTTCTATTTATTCCAATTGCAATTGCCATTAAACTCGATAGCCCAGGCCCAATTTTATTCAGTCAAATTCGGTGTGGGTTGTTGGGCAAACGATTTCGCATCTGGAAGTTTCGCTCCATGATTGTTAATGCTGAGGACTTGAAAGATATGATCGTCAATCAAGCTAAAGGGGCCTGGTTTAAGAACGATCATGATCCGCGAGTGACCCGCGTTGGCAGCTTTTTGCGTAAATATAGCTTGGATGAGATGCCCCAGTTTTGGAATGTGCTTTGTGGGGATATGAGTTTAATTGGTACTCGTCCCCCAACCCTCGATGAGATCAAATTCTATGACATCTTAAAGTGGAAACGTCTGGACGTAAAACCAGGCCTGAGTGGGGAGTGGCAGGTCAATGGTCGTTCCAAAATCCGTAGTCTGGATGATGTAATTCAACTTGACTTGGATTATCAGGAAAAATGGAGTCTGATTTATGATATAAAGCTGATTTTAAAAACAATATTTGTGGTTTTTAATAAAGATTCAGGTGCTGTTTAA